The following DNA comes from Osmerus eperlanus chromosome 5, fOsmEpe2.1, whole genome shotgun sequence.
tgagggagagaaatctGGGCAGAAAGCGCGAGGGACGGGGAGCAGCAGTCCAAATAGCCGGCTCGCTAGTGTTCCCTGCTTAGGCGCCATACTGGCGGGTCCTTAGCTACCAGTGACCCGGCGCTAGACCCCGGTGGACGGTGTGGTCGTTTGGCTACTTAAGTTCTTTTAAATTCAACGTTGAAGGTTTACATGTTATGTTGTGTGGCGTTAGTCGGGGTTGTTAGTTTTCGTATGGCTATTGAGCGCTTGTGTGCATGCCCAATAGTATTTGATTGAGCCTTTCTTCCTCCTTGGTCATCAAACTATAGCTGGAGGAAACCAAACACGACTGTATTACTGACCGACGACCCTTCAGAATATTACAGTATTAAAGCATAACAGCATTTCTGGGAAGTGGCGAAGAGACAGCATGAATAATTATTACTGTGTTTAATTGTGGAGGGAAGTGGATGTTCTCATAACGTAATGAACAGTTTTTAATTAAAGCATGAATATTTTCATGATGATCATTTCTCCCATCCTGATGTAAcagtcacataaacacacaaagtgAATATGGAAATGAGGCTTGAGGTATGATAACAACATTATGCTCACAGTATAAATCAGACATTAACATCTAAGATTTAGTAGCATTCAATATTTGCATTTATTTGATATATTATTGTCTACATCACATAACATGTTATTTAAGTTTACATTTataagtaaaatatatattaagtCATACAGAATTAATTattatacaattatataataaacaatgaaacAATCTTATATAGCCTGCattttatgtttacatttataTACAATATACATTTTCAGTTTAAATCTAATATCTTATGTACTATTATAGTTAAAATAATGAatacaaatacatacatttcCTATGTTCATATATGTTTAATTATTAAGTGAGATCTAGAGTTCAGGATCTCTAGTCTTCCCAGAACAAAAGTGTCTCTTTAAGGTTTCTGActgactgaagctcttcccacactggtcacagtggtacggcttctctcctgagtgaacacgctggtgttTCTTTAAGTCTCCTGActgactgaagctcttcccacactggtcacagtggtacggcttctctcctgagtgaacacgctggtgtgtCTTTAAATGTCCTGACcgactgaagctcttcccacactggtcacagtggtacggcttctctcctgagtgaacacgctggtgtgtCTTTAAGTGTCCTGACAGACTGAAgttcttcccacactggtcacagtggtacggcttctctcctgagtgaacacgctggtgtgtCTTTAAGTCTCCTGACAGACTGAAgttcttcccacactggtcacagtggtacggcttctctcctgagtgaacacgctggtgtgtCTTTAAGTGTCCTGACagactgaagctcttcccacactggtcacagtggtacggcctctctcctgagtgaacacgctggtgtctcTTTAAGTTTCCTGACagactgaagctcttcccacactggtcacagtggtacggcctctctcctgagtgaacacgctggtgtctcTTTAAGTTTCTTGACagactgaagctcttcccacactggtcacagtggtgaTGTCTGGCCTTTTCCGTGTCCATGCTTCCCTGGGTGGGgaccggggggagggaggaagtggtgTTGGGGCGTGgttgagaggaggacagagtctCTGGTCTGATTTCTCCACTCCTCAGCAGAGAGACGTACAGGTCATGGTGGCACCTCTTGATGTGCTTGTGGAGGTAGATCTGGGCGGTGAAGGACAGAGGACACTGGGAGCAGGAGAACACCTGAGTCTGGGACGACTCTATCCTTGGTCCTGGAAGAGTGAgagcaaaaaaataaatgtaatacAATTAAATACAAACAGTatagttttcaaatgacaaccTTTTGTAAGGGAAGGGATTAACAGGTTGCAATCCTGGTCTGTGGGTTTAATGGTTGTTAGAGGTAGTAATGAAAGAGACACGTACTATTGGCATTAAATTAACTTCACTCAAAATCAATGGTCTTGTATATCAGTCCTCTACTATACGAATGCAGTTAAGGTCAATATTGTAGGTTAAGAATATCTCCTGTCAGTGATTTGTGTGTCTCAATGTTACAAGTCCCTCCAATCTTcctatagagagagggaaatggagaagagaagggaggagagaaataaGGGAGAGAAgcggaggggaaaggggagagaggagacgtaagaggagaaaagacagagaagacataagaagagaggagatatgtcaggagaggagagaggataaaaGGAGGAAACTAAGAGGAGGTACCTCTGGTGGAGCTCTTGTTGTCCCAGAGGTAGTCAAAGGAGATGCACAGGTCTCTGGCGTACTCGTCTCCGTACCAGACCAACAGCTCTTCCCCCAGGGCCAGCGGCCGGCAGCAGCGGTACAGGATGGCTCCTCGGTGCTGAAACGCCACCAGGTTCTGTTCCTCCACATTACGGGCACAGTTCACATACCTTGGGGGAGGACgaggggatgggaggacgagggagggagatgagtaGGTAGTGGGGGATCAGAACATGAAAGGTTTAAATGAAGAGAAGTTGAAGGAGTTAGGAGAGTGAGATCAGTCAAACTGATTCAGTGTGTTTTGTCGTCACCTCATCCAGTTTGAGTGAGTCTCTGTCTTGGCGTCGATGTACTCGTCACAGTGTCTGCTCTTGTAAATCtggaaatgcacacacactgtgctcactTAAAACCCATAGATCCATGGTTTTAAAACATACACTAGTACATTTGGGGAACTTTCTGCTTCACACAAGGGATGTATGAAAAGCTTTTTCAGTAAAAACAATTATTTCTGATCTTGGTTGCTTAACTTCATATTAAAATGTTCAAATGTAATCGTATTCCTTACAAATTCAAAACACAccattcctccccccctcctcctcaccacccagGAGTATCCACTCTCGatggcctcttcctcctccttcacttcTCCCTCGTAGGGGCCGTAGTGGGTTCCCTTGGCGACCACCCCCCCACAGTTGAACACCCCCAGCCCGGCCCTGGGGATGTTTGACCTCCTGACCTCCAGGCCGGGCGGCAGGGTGAGTCTGGCCCGGTCCGTCAGCCCCAGGGCTGCAGGGGTATCGGGGACGAACAGGGGGGCGCCGTGGAGATCACACTCCTCGATGAAGAACGAATTGCACTCCTCACAGTCTGGAGAAGAGAGGCAGTATGTTTACAAATACaatagaggtagagggagggagaaggggagagaaagaaagggaaagagagagggagagagataaagagggagggagaaagagagggtgtctatcttacagaggtagtgtctatcttacagaggtagtgtCTATCTTACAGAGATAGTGTGTATCTTACAGAAGTAGTGGTCATCTTTGGGCTCCTCCTGCTCAGTGTAGTTGaccctgggtctctctctcaggctcctGCCTCTGGAGAACTGGATTTTCTCTGCTGCCCCGCTCCTCATCACACACTCTGCcttagacaggtacacacacacattatcctcagccctgctcctcctcacacactctgcctTAGACaagcctggtacacacacacattatcctcAGCCCCGCTCCTCCTGACACGCAAACACAGAAATCataaagacatacacacagccagCGTCTATCACCTGAAGTTGGCAGATCACATTTCTCTTCTAGGGGGGGTCGGGTCCCCTTGCTGGGTCCCACCACCTCCccactggggggctgggggtgagtgatggagagagagaaagacagagagctcCTCATCTGGATTCAACTTTCAGATTATTTGTAGCAATATTGTGTATATCTCACctgtggtgcaggtgtgtgtgtatctcacctGTGGTGCAGGTGTGCGTGTATCTCACCTGtggtgccggtgtgtgtgtatctcacctGTGGTGCAGGTGTATCTCACctgtggtgcaggtgtgtgtatatc
Coding sequences within:
- the LOC134020680 gene encoding histone-lysine N-methyltransferase PRDM9-like, which gives rise to MSSSEEDEYADLKTHFSMIEWSRLEEWEKVRFKNIKRNHLAMLAIGLTSTAPAFMRRGRAKVLAPLPEPSDSEEEEWTPRMGRPPPAPRTSRPPPRRPAAPRRAARTHTPAPQPPSGEVVGPSKGTRPPLEEKCDLPTSGLSKAECVRRSRAEDNVCVYLSKAECVMRSGAAEKIQFSRGRSLRERPRVNYTEQEEPKDDHYFYCEECNSFFIEECDLHGAPLFVPDTPAALGLTDRARLTLPPGLEVRRSNIPRAGLGVFNCGGVVAKGTHYGPYEGEVKEEEEAIESGYSWVIYKSRHCDEYIDAKTETHSNWMRYVNCARNVEEQNLVAFQHRGAILYRCCRPLALGEELLVWYGDEYARDLCISFDYLWDNKSSTRGPRIESSQTQVFSCSQCPLSFTAQIYLHKHIKRCHHDLYVSLLRSGEIRPETLSSSQPRPNTTSSLPPVPTQGSMDTEKARHHHCDQCGKSFSLSRNLKRHQRVHSGERPYHCDQCGKSFSLSGNLKRHQRVHSGERPYHCDQCGKSFSLSGHLKTHQRVHSGEKPYHCDQCGKNFSLSGDLKTHQRVHSGEKPYHCDQCGKNFSLSGHLKTHQRVHSGEKPYHCDQCGKSFSRSGHLKTHQRVHSGEKPYHCDQCGKSFSQSGDLKKHQRVHSGEKPYHCDQCGKSFSQSETLKRHFCSGKTRDPEL